In the genome of Bombus affinis isolate iyBomAffi1 chromosome 7, iyBomAffi1.2, whole genome shotgun sequence, one region contains:
- the LOC126918859 gene encoding lysosomal Pro-X carboxypeptidase encodes MGLYNILLFIFIALWQPTMQYILLNKFYGNYQNQLRTQNELYSGKYKYEIKTIDMPVDHFSFSVPDTFKLRYLVNNTWQIRKDAPIFFYTGNEGNIENFAQNTGFMWDIAPEFGALLIFAEHRYYGESMPYNNKSYMDLNHLGYLTSRQALADYVDLIQYVKSKPEYKYSPVIVFGGSYGGMLSAWIRMKYPHVVQGAIASSAPILQFSGVTECEAFVRIVTSDFKTAHTNCPKLIRRSWNTIINITSSDKGRVWLADSWKLCQPLKNSSDVQQLISYLEDIYTNLAVVNYPYEANFLTPLPAYPVKAVCKHLTNQSLVGTELLIAIHKAINIFTNYTGETKCLNLNDSVPQLGAVGWPFQACTEMVMPICSDGINDMFKPRSWNLDRYTKDCIKQYSVKPQPNLICEQYGCKDLSTATNIVFSNGLMDPWSSGGVLQNLSSSAVAIIIPESAHHLDLRSSDANDPYSVILARKYHRFFIKKWIQEYRDKNKIY; translated from the exons ATGGGACTGTACAATATTTTACTATTCATTTTTATTGCATTATGGCAACCTACCATGCAAtatattcttttaaataaattttacggAAACTATCAAAATCAATTACGCACTCAAAATGAGTTATACAGCGGGAAATACAAATATGAGATTAAAACAATTGATATGCCA GTGGATCACTTTAGCTTTTCAGTGCCAGATACATTTAAATTACGATATCTTGTAAATAATACTTGGCAAATCAGAAAAGATGCACCTATTTTCTTTTATACTGGAAATGAAGGTAACATTGAAAATTTTGCTCAAAATACT GGTTTCATGTGGGACATAGCTCCAGAATTTGGagctttattaatttttgcTGAACATCGTTATTATGGAGAATCTATGCCTTATAACAATAAATCCTACATGGATTTGAATCATTTAGGATATCTAACATCTCGACAAGCCCTTGCAGATTATGTCGATTTGATTCAATATGTGAAATCTAAACCAGAATATAAGTATAGTCCTGTTATAGTTTTTGGTGGTTCATATGGTGGTATGCTTAGTGCATGGATACGTATGAAATATCCTCATGTTGTACAAGG agCAATTGCGTCTTCAGCTCCAATATTACAGTTTAGTGGAGTTACAGAATGTGAAGCTTTTGTACGCATAGTTACCTCAGATTTTAAAACAGCTCATACAAACTGTCCAAAACTTATTCGTAGATCATGGAATACTATTATCAATATAACATCAAGCG ACAAAGGGAGAGTGTGGTTAGCAGATAGTTGGAAATTATGTCAACCATTAAAAAATTCAAGTGATGTCCAACAACTAATATCTTATTTGGAAGATATTTATACAAACCTTGCTGTAGTAAATTATCCATATGAAGCTAACTTTTTGACACCATTACCTGCTTACCCCGTTAAA GCTGTATGCAAACATCTAACAAATCAATCACTCGTAGGAACAGAGTTATTAATAGCAATACACAAAGCAATTAATATATTCACTAATTATACTGGTGAAACAAAgtgtttaaatttaaatgattcTGTGCCTCAATTAGGTGCTGTTGGATGGCCTTTCCAAGCTTGTACAGAAATGGTAATGCCAATATGTTCAGATGGAATAAATGATATGTTTAAACCTCGTTCATGGAATTTGGACAGATATACCAAGGACTGCATAAAACAATATTCAGTAAAACCACAGCCAAACTTAATATGCGAACAATATGGATGTAAAGATCTATCTACTGCAACAAATATTGTTTTCAG TAATGGTTTAATGGATCCATGGTCTAGTGGTGGAGTATTACAAAACTTATCCTCTTCAGCAGTAGCAATAATAATACCAGAAAGTGCACATCATCTTGACTTAAGAAGCAGTGATGCCAACGATCCATATAGTGTTATTTTAGCACGGAAATACCATCGCTTCTTTATTAAAAAATGGATTCAAGAATAccgagataaaaataaaatttattag
- the LOC126918858 gene encoding kinesin-like protein KIF3A, with protein MPGTEDNTTELGEIENVRVVVRVRPLNGKELDGHCKNIVRVDTINSEITVENPNAAQGEPPKVFSFDAVFDTDSTQVDIYNETARPIVDKVLQGYNGTIFAYGQTGTGKTYTMSGAKTSPQLRGIIPNTFAHIFGYIAKAHDNQKFLVRATYLEIYNEEVRDLLGKDQNTRLEVKERPDIGVFVKDLSGYVVNNADDLDRIMSLGNKNRVVGATAMNVLSSRSHVIFTITVESSQLGEDGEQHVKMGKLHLVDLAGSERQSKTKASGVRLREATKINLSLSTLGNVISALVDGQSSHVPYRNSKLTRLLQDSLGGNSKTLMCANISPADINYDETISTLRYANRAKNIKNRARINEDPKDALLRQFQVEIEQLRKQLEENGAEMSESEDESEDSEETGETRHEKKARRRRSQILTMEELEDRDIDSNEKIDKAEREDKSPDDKDVIELKRTQSEKEALREKMQNLQNKILVGGENLLEKAEAQEQLLAAAAIELEQRKSREEQLKKAIEAKEAERIDIEEKYSSLQEEAAGKTKKLSRVHTMLMSVKAELSDLQQEHQREMEGLLEGVRGIGRELQLQELIVNSYIPVEYQTTIERYVHWNEDIGEWQLKCVAYTGNNMRKAQITPPLGTNKDQIQPDMSNIYLSYNNGIDNTFVQPKKIRSRSGVPRPTTAHRRTPH; from the exons ATGCCGGGGACTGAA GACAATACAACAGAACTCGGAGAAATAGAAAATGTTAGGGTTGTGGTCCGTGTTCGACCTTTAAATGGAAAGGAGTTGGACGGGCACTGTAAGAATATAGTACGTGTGGATACGATAAATAGTGAAATAACAGTTGAAAATCCTAATGCTGCACAAGGAGAACCACCAAAAGTATTTTCCTTTGACGCTGTCTTTGATACTGATTCAACTCAAGTTGATATTTACAACGAAACTGCGAGACCTATTGTGGATAAAGTTCTTCAAGGATACAATGGAACTATATTTGCATATGGACAAACAGGCACTGGTAAAACATATACTATGTCAGGTGCAAAGACATCTCCACAACTTAGGGGAATCATTCCTAATACCTTTGCACATATTTTTGGATACATAGCTAAGGCTCATGACAACCAAAA ATTCCTTGTACGTGCAACATATTTAGAGATTTATAATGAAGAAGTTAGAGACTTACTTGGTAAAGATCAAAATACTAGACTAGAAGTAAAGGAAAGACCTGATATTGGAGTATTTGTAAAAGATCTCAGTGGCTATGTTGTCAATAATGCTGATGATTTAGATCGAATAATGTCTCTTGGTAATAAGAATC GTGTTGTTGGAGCTACAGCAATGAATGTATTGAGTTCGAGGTCTCATGTAATATTTACAATCACAGTTGAATCTAGTCAACTTGGAGAGGATGGCGAACAACATGTAAAAATGGGGAAACTTCATTTAGTTGATTTAGCT GGTTCAGAAAGACAAAGCAAGACAAAAGCTTCTGGAGTTCGTTTAAGAGAAGcaacaaaaattaatttatcactTTCGACACTAGGTAACGTAATATCCGCATTAGTTGATGGTCAGAGTTCACATGTGCCTTACAGAAATTCCAAACTCACGAGATTGTTGCAAGATTCTTTGGGTGGTAACTCAAAAACCTTAATG tGTGCAAATATAAGTCCAGCAGATATAAACTATGATGAAACTATCAGTACACTTCGTTATGCGAACCGCGctaagaatattaaaaatagaGCGAGAATTAACGAAGATCCAAAAGATGCTTTACTTCGGCAGTTTCAAGTTGAAATCGAACAATTACGTAAACAATTGGAAGAAAATGGTGCTGAAATGTCTGAATCTGAAGACGAATCTGAAGATTCTGAAGAAACAGGGGAGACTAGACATGAGAAGAAAGCACGACGTAGAAGAAGTCAAATATTAACAATGGAAGAATTAGAAGATAGGGATATAGATTCCAATGAAAAAATTGACAAAGCTGAAAGAGAAGATAAAAGTCCCGATGACAAAGATGTTATCGAACTAAAAAGAACTCA GAGCGAGAAAGAAGCATTACGAGAGAAAATGCAGAAtctacaaaataaaattttagtcGGAGGTGAAAATTTGTTGGAAAAAGCAGAAGCTCAAGAACAGTTATTGGCTGCAGCTGCAATTGAACTTGAACAACGTAAAAGCAGAGAAGAACAGTTGAAAAAAGCTATTGAAGCAAAGGAAGCTGAACGTATTGATATAGAAGAGAAATATTCTTCCTTGCAAGAAGAAGCTGCAGGGAAAACTAAGAAATTAAGTCGCGTACATACAATGTTAATGTCTGTTAAAGCAGAGTTATCTGATTTACAGCAAGAACATCAAAGAGAGATGGAAGGGCTTTTGGAAGGAGTTAGAGGTATTGGGCGAGAATTACAACTTCAAGAGCTAATAGTAAATAGTTACATTCCTGTTGAATATCAG ACAACGATTGAAAGATATGTTCATTGGAATGAAGATATTGGGGAATGGCAATTAAAGTGTGTAGCATATACAGGTAACAATATGCGCAAAGCACAAATCACGCCACCATTAGGAACTAACAAGGAT CAAATTCAGCCTGATATGTCAAACATATATCTCTCTTACAATAACGGAATTGACAATACTTTCGTGCAACCAAAAAAAATACGAAGCCGATCTGGAGTTCCAAGGCCAACTACAGCACATAGACGTACACCACACTAA